A region from the Rhodopseudomonas julia genome encodes:
- a CDS encoding DUF1761 domain-containing protein, protein MNYLAIPLAAVFGFLAHLLWLRMLPAPKGFSGDARRSSAVGAPAVLRQILVFILILVMAYVLGGAIGHLGPGQTTIRNGVISAAILWAGFVATTSGVNGVLAGQPARQIFMTVGRWFVVLVVEGSLLGVFGA, encoded by the coding sequence ATGAATTACTTGGCAATCCCGCTCGCCGCGGTCTTCGGCTTCCTCGCCCACCTCTTGTGGCTGCGCATGTTGCCGGCTCCCAAGGGCTTTAGCGGCGATGCCCGGCGCTCATCTGCAGTTGGCGCCCCCGCGGTTCTGCGGCAGATCCTGGTCTTTATCCTGATCTTGGTTATGGCCTACGTGCTCGGCGGCGCGATCGGCCATCTTGGCCCAGGCCAGACGACGATCCGCAACGGCGTCATTTCCGCAGCGATCCTGTGGGCGGGCTTCGTTGCCACGACATCGGGCGTCAATGGTGTTCTCGCCGGGCAGCCCGCGCGACAGATTTTCATGACGGTCGGCCGCTGGTTTGTCGTTCTCGTCGTGGAGGGCTCTCTTCTCGGCGTTTTTGGGGCGTGA
- the tsaD gene encoding tRNA (adenosine(37)-N6)-threonylcarbamoyltransferase complex transferase subunit TsaD, translated as MDPVLPGVPPGAASSVLGIETSCDETAASVVTRGPDGKGKILSNAVFSQIAEHSAFGGVVPEIAARAHVEALDGIIAAALADANKRLCDVDAIAVTSGPGLIGCLLVGVTTARALAAAAGLPLLGINHLEGHALTPVLTDDVAFPYLLLLVSGGHTQLVAVEGYGRYRRLGSTIDDALGEAFDKTAKLLGLGYPGGPEVEKRALRGDPRRFNLPRPLLGTKGCDFSFSGLKTALRIKAEALVPLTETDVDDLCAGFQAAVAAIVSERAAHALKLQPWNALVVAGGVAANQAVRSALSELADRADIAFVAPRPDLCTDNAAMIAWAGLMRLGVGEAVEDIVARPRWPLDQAAEPLLGSGRHGARV; from the coding sequence ATGGACCCGGTCCTCCCCGGCGTCCCCCCAGGCGCCGCATCAAGCGTGCTCGGCATCGAAACGAGCTGCGACGAAACCGCCGCATCCGTCGTTACTCGGGGCCCGGACGGGAAGGGAAAAATCCTTTCAAATGCGGTGTTCAGCCAAATCGCGGAGCATTCCGCTTTTGGCGGGGTGGTGCCGGAAATTGCAGCGCGCGCGCATGTGGAAGCCCTTGACGGCATCATTGCCGCAGCCCTCGCGGATGCGAACAAACGCCTTTGCGATGTCGATGCGATTGCCGTGACCTCCGGGCCGGGCCTCATCGGTTGTCTTCTCGTCGGCGTGACCACGGCGCGGGCTCTTGCCGCTGCGGCCGGCCTTCCGCTTCTCGGCATCAACCATCTGGAAGGCCATGCGCTCACTCCGGTTCTCACCGATGATGTCGCCTTTCCCTATCTGCTTCTTCTCGTCTCTGGCGGACATACGCAGCTTGTCGCCGTCGAAGGCTATGGTCGCTACCGGCGCCTCGGTTCCACCATCGATGACGCGCTCGGTGAAGCTTTCGACAAGACGGCAAAGCTTCTTGGCCTCGGCTATCCAGGTGGCCCGGAAGTGGAGAAGCGTGCCCTCAGAGGAGATCCGCGCCGCTTCAACTTGCCGCGCCCGCTTCTTGGTACAAAAGGCTGCGACTTTTCCTTTTCCGGCCTGAAGACGGCGCTTCGTATCAAGGCGGAGGCACTGGTTCCGCTCACCGAGACGGATGTTGATGACCTTTGCGCCGGCTTTCAGGCGGCTGTGGCTGCGATCGTTTCCGAACGGGCGGCCCATGCGCTCAAATTGCAGCCGTGGAATGCTCTGGTTGTCGCCGGCGGCGTCGCCGCCAACCAGGCCGTCCGTTCCGCCCTGTCGGAGCTTGCCGACAGGGCGGACATTGCTTTCGTAGCGCCGAGGCCCGATCTTTGCACCGACAATGCGGCGATGATCGCCTGGGCTGGGCTCATGCGGCTTGGCGTTGGCGAAGCCGTTGAAGACATTGTGGCGCGTCCACGCTGGCCGCTCGATCAGGCCGCGGAACCGCTTCTCGGCTCGGGCCGTCACGGAGCTCGCGTTTAA
- a CDS encoding DUF1761 domain-containing protein translates to MAFAGINYLAVIVAGFAAFGFGAIYYAVLAKPFTAATGLIQVKVDDGDENVDRTPLLVSLTGEIFMAWMLAGLIGHIGEVSIITGLASGFFVWSGFILVPLVVNHRYQIMPWTLTFIDSGHWLGVVMLQGFIIGAFGT, encoded by the coding sequence ATGGCCTTTGCCGGAATCAATTATCTCGCCGTCATCGTGGCTGGGTTTGCCGCGTTCGGTTTCGGCGCCATTTATTACGCGGTGCTGGCGAAGCCGTTTACCGCCGCGACAGGCCTCATCCAGGTGAAGGTGGACGATGGCGATGAAAACGTCGATCGCACGCCGCTTCTCGTCTCCCTCACCGGCGAGATATTCATGGCCTGGATGCTTGCGGGGCTCATCGGTCATATCGGCGAAGTGTCGATCATCACCGGCCTCGCATCCGGTTTCTTTGTCTGGTCGGGCTTCATCCTGGTGCCGCTCGTCGTCAACCACCGCTATCAGATCATGCCGTGGACGCTCACCTTCATCGACTCCGGCCACTGGCTCGGCGTCGTCATGCTCCAGGGCTTCATCATCGGTGCGTTCGGGACCTAA
- a CDS encoding L,D-transpeptidase — protein sequence MRIVQKWAAALAVLASIALVDLAQAREPVPFKDSYRPGTIVVKTKERRLYLVMRDGQALRYTVGVGRRGKQWEGRTRISRKVVDPTFSPPKEVKHDIPSLPDLIPPGPRNPLGPRAMTLAGGEYAIHGTNRPKSVGGFVSYGCIRMYNKDVVDLFERVRVGTPVVVLP from the coding sequence ATGCGGATTGTGCAGAAGTGGGCGGCGGCCCTTGCTGTCCTCGCGAGCATTGCGCTTGTGGATTTGGCCCAGGCGCGGGAGCCGGTGCCGTTCAAGGACAGTTATCGTCCCGGAACGATCGTCGTCAAAACCAAGGAGCGCCGGCTTTACCTCGTCATGCGCGACGGCCAAGCTTTGCGCTACACTGTTGGCGTTGGACGGCGTGGCAAGCAATGGGAGGGGCGCACGCGCATTTCGCGCAAGGTGGTCGACCCCACCTTCTCGCCGCCAAAGGAAGTTAAACACGACATTCCCTCACTGCCGGATCTGATTCCGCCAGGACCGCGCAATCCGCTTGGGCCGCGCGCCATGACACTGGCGGGCGGTGAATATGCCATCCACGGCACCAACCGGCCGAAATCGGTTGGCGGTTTTGTTTCCTATGGCTGCATCCGCATGTACAACAAGGACGTGGTCGATCTCTTCGAACGCGTGCGCGTCGGAACGCCGGTTGTTGTTTTGCCCTAA
- the acs gene encoding acetate--CoA ligase — protein MSDAKVHSVTPEWAERAFIDWDKYQEMYARSIDDPNGFWGEQAQRIDWIKPFTKVKNTSYDYHNVSIKWFEDGTLNASVNCIDRHLADRADQVAIIWEGDEPADHKHVTYRQLHEYVCRLANVMKAHGVKKGDRVTIYMPMIPEAAYAMLACARIGAVHSVVFGGFSPDSLANRIEDCRSDFVITADEGVRGGRKIPLKANTDKAIERAAKDGASVRNVLVVKRTGGDVAMTEGRDLWYHEEIEKVGADCPAEEMGAEDPLFILYTSGSTGKPKGVLHTTGGYMVYTSITHQYVFDYHDGDIYWCTADVGWVTGHSYIVYGPLANGATTLMFEGVPNYPSGSRFWEVCDKHGVNIFYTAPTAIRALMGAGDEAVKKTSRKSLRLLGSVGEPINPEAWEWYYQVVGEGRCPVVDTWWQTETGGILITPLPGAIAQKPGSATKPFFGVQPAVVDNEGNLLEGATEGNLVILDSWPGQMRTVYGDHDRFVQTYFATYKGNYFTGDGCRRDADGDYWITGRVDDVLNVSGHRMGTAEVESALVAHPKVSEAAVVGYPHNIKGQGIYCYVTLMAGEEPTEELKKELRNWVRSEIGPIASPDLIQFAPGLPKTRSGKIMRRILRKIAEDDFSNLGDTSTLAEPAVVDDLVEHRQNRAS, from the coding sequence ATGTCTGACGCGAAAGTACATTCCGTGACGCCCGAATGGGCCGAGCGCGCCTTCATCGATTGGGACAAGTATCAGGAAATGTACGCCCGCTCGATCGACGACCCGAACGGTTTCTGGGGTGAGCAGGCGCAACGCATCGATTGGATCAAGCCCTTCACCAAGGTGAAGAATACGTCCTACGACTACCACAACGTGTCGATCAAATGGTTTGAGGACGGCACGCTCAACGCCTCCGTCAACTGCATCGACCGCCATCTTGCCGACCGTGCCGATCAGGTTGCCATCATCTGGGAGGGCGACGAGCCTGCCGATCACAAGCACGTCACCTATCGCCAGCTTCACGAATATGTCTGCCGCCTCGCCAATGTGATGAAGGCGCACGGCGTGAAGAAGGGCGATCGGGTGACGATCTATATGCCGATGATCCCCGAGGCGGCCTATGCGATGCTCGCCTGCGCTCGCATCGGCGCCGTCCATTCCGTCGTCTTCGGCGGTTTTTCGCCCGATTCGCTGGCAAACCGCATCGAGGATTGCCGTTCCGATTTCGTCATCACGGCAGATGAGGGCGTGCGCGGCGGCCGCAAGATTCCGCTGAAGGCGAACACCGACAAGGCGATCGAGCGCGCCGCAAAGGATGGCGCTTCCGTGCGCAACGTCCTGGTCGTGAAGCGCACTGGCGGCGACGTCGCCATGACCGAAGGCCGCGATCTCTGGTATCATGAGGAGATCGAGAAGGTCGGAGCCGATTGTCCGGCGGAGGAGATGGGCGCCGAAGATCCGCTCTTCATCCTCTACACCTCCGGCTCGACCGGAAAGCCGAAGGGCGTGCTGCACACGACCGGCGGCTATATGGTCTACACGTCCATCACCCACCAATATGTCTTCGACTATCACGACGGCGACATCTACTGGTGCACGGCCGATGTCGGCTGGGTGACGGGCCATTCCTACATCGTCTACGGACCGCTCGCGAACGGCGCTACCACGCTCATGTTCGAGGGCGTGCCGAACTACCCGTCGGGCTCGCGCTTCTGGGAAGTCTGCGACAAGCACGGCGTCAACATCTTCTACACGGCGCCGACTGCAATCCGCGCTTTGATGGGCGCCGGCGACGAGGCAGTGAAGAAGACCTCGCGTAAATCGCTGAGACTACTTGGCTCCGTCGGCGAGCCGATCAATCCGGAAGCCTGGGAATGGTATTACCAGGTCGTCGGCGAAGGTCGCTGCCCAGTCGTCGACACTTGGTGGCAGACGGAGACGGGCGGTATTTTGATCACGCCGCTGCCGGGCGCCATCGCACAAAAACCAGGTTCGGCAACGAAGCCCTTCTTCGGGGTGCAGCCGGCGGTCGTCGATAACGAGGGAAACCTCCTTGAGGGCGCGACGGAAGGCAATCTCGTTATTCTCGATTCCTGGCCCGGCCAGATGCGGACGGTCTATGGCGACCACGACCGTTTCGTGCAGACCTATTTTGCCACCTACAAAGGCAATTACTTCACCGGCGACGGCTGTCGGCGCGATGCGGACGGCGATTACTGGATCACCGGCCGCGTCGATGACGTGCTCAACGTCTCCGGTCACCGCATGGGCACAGCGGAGGTGGAATCCGCGCTCGTTGCCCATCCGAAAGTGTCGGAGGCCGCCGTGGTCGGCTATCCGCACAACATCAAGGGCCAGGGCATTTATTGCTACGTCACCCTCATGGCTGGCGAGGAACCGACCGAGGAATTGAAGAAGGAGCTCAGGAACTGGGTACGCTCCGAGATCGGCCCGATCGCCTCGCCGGACCTCATCCAGTTCGCACCGGGACTGCCGAAGACGCGCTCCGGCAAGATCATGCGCCGCATCCTCAGAAAGATCGCTGAGGACGATTTCTCCAATCTCGGCGACACCTCGACGCTCGCCGAACCCGCCGTCGTCGACGATCTTGTCGAGCATCGGCAGAATCGCGCTAGCTGA
- a CDS encoding EVE domain-containing protein, producing the protein MAYWLFKSEPHKWSWDDQVKKGAGGQEWDGVRNYQARNFMRQMKAGERGFFYHSNEGKAVVGVVEIVAEAHPDSTDESGKWECVDIKAVTPLNEPVSLDTIKADERLAEMVLVKNSRLSVQPVSEDEFAMICRLGGLVAEDVKAG; encoded by the coding sequence ATGGCCTATTGGCTGTTTAAATCCGAGCCGCACAAATGGTCGTGGGACGATCAGGTGAAAAAAGGTGCGGGCGGACAGGAGTGGGATGGTGTGCGCAATTATCAGGCGCGCAACTTCATGCGCCAGATGAAGGCCGGCGAGCGCGGCTTCTTCTACCATTCCAATGAAGGCAAGGCGGTCGTCGGCGTGGTCGAAATCGTGGCCGAGGCGCATCCAGATTCCACCGATGAGAGCGGGAAATGGGAGTGCGTCGACATCAAGGCCGTGACGCCGTTGAACGAGCCTGTCTCGTTGGACACGATCAAGGCGGACGAACGGCTCGCAGAGATGGTGCTGGTGAAGAATTCGCGCCTATCGGTACAGCCGGTTAGCGAAGATGAATTCGCGATGATCTGCCGGCTCGGAGGGCTGGTAGCCGAGGACGTCAAAGCCGGCTAA
- the hemC gene encoding hydroxymethylbilane synthase: protein MERLRIGTRGSGLALWQAHATRDALVATGIDEADIEIVVIKTSGDRIQNRALLEAGGKGLFTKEIEEALIDKSIDIAVHSAKDMPTRLPEGLTLAAYLPRADVRDAVISHHGGGLENLPEGARFGTASLRREALLRRARPDLEITLLRGNLPTRIQKVEDGELDATLLAYAGMCRLGVDSHATALLDPLEFPPACGQGAVVIECREDDAAMRDLLTKIGHAETASAVTCERAFLDTLDGSCRTPIAGWAQVNGDKLSFRGLLLSPDGTEVLEGSAEGSATDAEKIGRETGAEVRGRASAELLAKIGIA from the coding sequence ATGGAACGGCTCAGAATTGGGACACGCGGCAGCGGCCTGGCTCTATGGCAGGCGCATGCGACGCGTGACGCGCTGGTCGCGACTGGGATCGACGAAGCCGACATCGAGATCGTCGTCATCAAGACCTCGGGCGACCGCATTCAAAATCGTGCACTGCTGGAAGCAGGTGGCAAAGGCCTCTTCACCAAGGAGATCGAAGAGGCGCTTATCGACAAATCGATCGATATCGCCGTGCATTCGGCCAAGGATATGCCGACGCGCTTGCCGGAAGGGCTGACGCTTGCAGCCTATCTGCCTCGCGCAGACGTGCGCGACGCAGTCATTTCGCATCACGGCGGAGGCCTCGAAAATCTGCCCGAGGGTGCGCGCTTCGGCACCGCGTCCTTGCGTCGCGAGGCGCTTTTGCGACGGGCCAGGCCCGACCTGGAGATCACGCTGCTGCGCGGCAATTTGCCGACCCGCATCCAGAAAGTGGAAGACGGCGAACTCGATGCGACGCTTCTCGCCTATGCAGGTATGTGCCGCCTCGGTGTCGACAGCCATGCAACCGCACTTCTGGATCCGCTGGAATTCCCCCCAGCTTGCGGTCAGGGCGCGGTGGTCATTGAGTGCCGCGAAGACGACGCAGCTATGCGCGATCTCCTAACCAAGATCGGCCATGCCGAGACCGCCTCTGCCGTCACCTGCGAGCGCGCCTTCCTCGACACTTTGGACGGGTCCTGCCGCACACCGATCGCCGGCTGGGCGCAAGTGAATGGCGATAAGCTTTCCTTCCGCGGCCTTCTGCTTTCGCCCGACGGAACGGAAGTTCTGGAAGGCTCCGCCGAGGGTTCTGCGACAGACGCAGAGAAGATCGGTCGCGAGACGGGTGCCGAAGTGAGGGGCCGCGCCTCTGCCGAGCTGTTGGCCAAGATCGGGATCGCCTGA
- a CDS encoding uroporphyrinogen-III synthase translates to MRLVVTRPEPDGSRTAHTLIALGHEVVRSPALAVVPLQAPLPEDDFQAVLVTSANAVRALAAHAELARLQHLPLLAVGDRTAAEGHHLGFPDVRSAGGDVNALATLARETLKPEDGPVLYLAANSRAGALEDKLAAAGFDVVLREIYRSEPVTELKSRARDMLASGEEAGILIYSQQSAATFARTLEDAGLTPLRENIICFCLSDQAAAPLRPIARGPVLVSDRPDQASLFDMIARYRGPSCTG, encoded by the coding sequence ATGCGCCTCGTCGTCACCCGCCCGGAACCTGACGGCAGCCGCACGGCACATACACTGATTGCGCTCGGCCACGAGGTGGTGCGCTCGCCCGCACTCGCCGTCGTGCCGCTTCAGGCCCCTTTGCCGGAGGATGATTTTCAGGCGGTGCTGGTGACGAGTGCCAATGCAGTGCGGGCTCTTGCCGCCCACGCGGAACTCGCCCGCCTGCAGCATCTGCCGTTGCTTGCGGTGGGCGACCGCACGGCGGCCGAAGGTCATCATCTCGGCTTCCCGGACGTGCGCAGCGCCGGCGGCGACGTAAACGCGCTTGCCACGCTCGCTCGCGAGACATTGAAGCCCGAAGACGGACCGGTCCTCTATCTCGCCGCCAATAGTCGCGCAGGTGCGCTTGAGGACAAGCTCGCGGCAGCGGGCTTCGACGTCGTCTTGCGAGAAATCTACCGTTCGGAGCCAGTGACCGAGCTGAAGAGCCGAGCTCGCGACATGCTGGCCTCAGGTGAAGAGGCCGGTATCCTCATCTACTCACAGCAAAGTGCCGCCACCTTCGCGCGCACTCTGGAAGATGCGGGGCTGACGCCGCTTCGCGAGAACATCATCTGCTTCTGCCTGTCCGACCAGGCTGCCGCGCCGCTCAGACCCATTGCCCGCGGTCCGGTCCTTGTGTCAGATCGCCCCGATCAGGCTTCGCTCTTTGATATGATCGCCCGCTACCGAGGGCCTTCTTGCACCGGATAG
- a CDS encoding NAD(P)H-dependent glycerol-3-phosphate dehydrogenase, translated as MVTPFRKVAVAGAGAFGTALALVADRAGASVTLWTIDEAAAARLAVSRENSDFLPGPRLPERINVTSDISRLGDADCVLLVVPSQATRSLLTGIGATLSSDAVVVACAKGIEQETGALQGEIVRAALPDHQIGALSGPGYAAEIARGLPTAVTVAASEIAVAEQVAATLSSDSFRAYASDDIVGAELGGSLKNVIAIAAGIVEGRRLGESARAALVTRGLAEMSRLGARMGARPETFMGLSGLGDLMLTAMSRQSRNTSFGIALAEGRSVAELTAPDKPLAEGAFTAAIAARLAREHGIDMPITSAVAAVLSSALTVDEAIAALVSRPLKQEIA; from the coding sequence ATGGTTACGCCGTTTCGCAAAGTCGCTGTCGCGGGAGCCGGCGCTTTCGGCACCGCGCTTGCTCTTGTTGCAGACCGTGCTGGGGCTTCGGTGACCCTCTGGACAATCGACGAAGCCGCCGCCGCACGACTGGCAGTAAGCCGTGAAAACAGTGATTTTCTACCGGGTCCGCGTCTGCCGGAGAGGATCAACGTCACCAGCGACATATCGCGTCTCGGCGACGCCGATTGTGTCCTTCTCGTCGTTCCGTCGCAGGCCACCCGGTCGCTGCTGACCGGAATCGGCGCAACGCTTTCAAGCGATGCAGTGGTTGTCGCCTGCGCCAAGGGCATCGAACAGGAGACCGGCGCGCTGCAGGGTGAGATCGTGCGGGCGGCGCTGCCGGACCATCAGATCGGGGCTCTGTCGGGGCCGGGTTATGCCGCCGAGATCGCCAGGGGCCTGCCAACCGCTGTCACGGTCGCGGCGAGCGAGATTGCGGTTGCGGAGCAGGTGGCCGCCACGCTCTCCTCCGACAGCTTCAGGGCCTATGCGAGCGACGATATCGTCGGGGCGGAGCTTGGTGGATCGCTGAAGAATGTCATCGCCATCGCCGCCGGCATTGTCGAAGGCCGTCGGCTCGGCGAGAGTGCGCGCGCGGCTCTCGTCACCCGTGGGCTTGCCGAGATGAGCCGTCTTGGTGCCAGGATGGGCGCGCGCCCTGAGACTTTCATGGGACTTTCAGGTCTGGGCGATCTCATGCTGACGGCAATGAGCCGCCAATCGCGCAATACGAGCTTTGGCATTGCATTGGCCGAGGGCCGGTCGGTTGCCGAGCTGACCGCGCCGGATAAGCCGCTCGCGGAGGGCGCCTTCACTGCCGCCATCGCCGCACGTCTTGCCCGCGAGCACGGCATCGATATGCCGATCACGAGCGCGGTTGCCGCGGTTCTCTCCAGTGCGCTCACTGTCGACGAGGCGATTGCGGCGCTCGTCTCTCGACCCTTGAAGCAGGAGATCGCCTGA